One Orrella dioscoreae genomic window carries:
- a CDS encoding flagellar protein FlaG, whose product MAIPPVTPAVASVQAAPILPDSALQLPSTTVAAVGDAQKSSAGDTATSNQGQNPANAGADNTTQTLEGAIEELNRGMQAWSTQLQFEVDPDIQRLVVSVLDAETGDTIRTIPSEAVLRMAKIIVSLQGQIVNAQA is encoded by the coding sequence ATGGCCATCCCTCCCGTCACTCCCGCAGTCGCGTCCGTGCAGGCCGCGCCGATCCTGCCCGATTCCGCGCTCCAACTGCCCAGCACCACCGTGGCGGCGGTCGGCGACGCCCAGAAATCCTCGGCGGGCGACACCGCGACCTCCAATCAGGGACAGAACCCTGCCAATGCGGGCGCCGACAACACGACCCAGACGCTCGAAGGCGCGATCGAAGAACTCAACCGCGGCATGCAGGCTTGGTCGACCCAGTTGCAATTCGAGGTCGACCCCGACATCCAGCGCCTGGTGGTGAGCGTGCTGGACGCCGAAACGGGCGACACCATCCGCACCATCCCCAGCGAAGCCGTGTTGCGCATGGCGAAAATCATCGTCAGCCTGCAAGGCCAGATCGTCAACGCCCAGGCCTGA